One stretch of Sulfolobales archaeon DNA includes these proteins:
- a CDS encoding DUF2118 domain-containing protein, translating into MERALMKGYPYIAIDPRCLEGNPEARYFARNTYCIQERDGELIASRGCPNSCSKCLIEVPYEIAGGLILDLVGSRIICDFLLMWEGSGEGLYVKGDTKAYILEATGHRIHAIVSEGEVVRSGSKIAYISTGKGEVRTVRADVDGVIAYIYQDLASKPEKLLFIVVGGEDARRVRIF; encoded by the coding sequence ATGGAGAGAGCGTTGATGAAGGGGTATCCATATATAGCTATAGATCCCAGATGCCTCGAGGGGAATCCCGAGGCTAGGTATTTTGCTAGAAATACATATTGCATCCAGGAGAGGGATGGAGAGCTAATAGCTAGTAGGGGGTGTCCTAACAGCTGTTCTAAATGCCTTATCGAGGTTCCATATGAGATCGCTGGGGGGCTTATCTTAGATCTTGTTGGGAGTAGGATCATATGTGACTTCCTACTCATGTGGGAGGGGTCTGGCGAGGGGCTATATGTTAAAGGCGATACAAAGGCATATATTTTAGAGGCCACCGGCCATAGGATCCACGCAATTGTATCTGAGGGTGAGGTTGTTAGGAGCGGCTCTAAAATCGCCTATATATCTACTGGGAAGGGTGAGGTGAGGACTGTTAGGGCTGATGTAGATGGTGTTATAGCATATATATACCAGGATCTGGCTTCAAAGCCTGAAAAGCTTCTATTCATAGTTGTTGGTGGAGAGGATGCCAGGAGAGTCAGGATCTTTTGA
- a CDS encoding polyprenyl synthetase family protein, whose amino-acid sequence MSATQSEGDFEAFAKTYISLVERNIYSVLSGDPEILYKASSHLIKAGGKRLRPLVLGLVGVAYGVKPEVSAIAGASIEILHNFTLVHDDIMDRDEFRRGVPTTHRVYGENMAILAGDLLFAKSYEAMTRLYDLGVESEKVLKAIKTLTWASITVAEGQAMDLELASASYVSEDKYIEMIYKKTSALFMASAYIGGILGGALEEDLERLWNCFKSAGIAFQIRDDLIGLLGDPSVTGKPVLSDLREGKKTIMVIYALSKLGRDEREYLLGVLGNRNASREDLERARDLIVGVGGVKYAEELIRRYVDDALRNLEMLRGAERRPISWIRDLILRLAWRER is encoded by the coding sequence TTGAGCGCTACACAATCTGAGGGCGATTTCGAGGCTTTTGCAAAGACATATATATCCCTTGTCGAGAGAAATATATATAGTGTTTTATCAGGCGACCCAGAGATCCTCTACAAAGCATCATCCCACCTAATAAAAGCCGGGGGGAAGAGGCTGAGGCCCCTCGTACTTGGTTTAGTGGGGGTGGCATATGGTGTTAAGCCAGAGGTCTCCGCCATTGCAGGTGCCTCTATAGAGATTCTCCATAACTTCACACTTGTTCACGACGATATAATGGATCGGGATGAGTTTAGAAGGGGGGTTCCCACAACACATAGGGTTTATGGTGAGAATATGGCTATACTTGCTGGAGATCTGTTGTTTGCCAAGTCATACGAGGCGATGACCAGGCTATACGACCTCGGTGTAGAGTCTGAGAAGGTTTTAAAGGCTATCAAAACGCTTACATGGGCATCTATAACGGTTGCTGAGGGCCAGGCGATGGATCTAGAGCTTGCTAGTGCTAGCTATGTCTCTGAGGATAAATATATTGAGATGATCTATAAGAAGACATCAGCCCTTTTCATGGCATCAGCATATATAGGCGGGATCCTTGGTGGAGCACTGGAAGAAGATCTTGAGAGGCTCTGGAACTGCTTCAAAAGCGCTGGGATAGCCTTCCAGATAAGAGATGATCTCATAGGCCTTCTAGGAGATCCAAGTGTTACTGGGAAGCCCGTGCTAAGCGATCTTAGGGAGGGTAAGAAGACCATCATGGTTATATATGCACTCTCAAAGCTAGGTAGGGACGAGAGGGAGTATCTCTTAGGGGTTCTAGGTAATAGAAACGCCTCTAGAGAGGATCTTGAGAGGGCCAGAGATCTCATAGTCGGCGTAGGTGGTGTTAAATATGCTGAGGAGCTTATAAGGAGATATGTTGATGATGCTCTCAGAAACCTCGAGATGCTTAGAGGAGCTGAGAGGAGACCTATATCATGGATCAGGGATCTCATATTAAGGCTAGCATGGAGAGAGCGTTGA
- a CDS encoding ATP-binding protein: MLFDPRPKIRREDLFDREREIEELKEAVSRYPLTLLLGIRRIGKTSVLRVALNELGVPYIYLDLRALEGEGYSRASLYRLFSESFTDVASKWRGIADYLRSIKGIEVRAFGACLKVDLNWSEKSLTLGRIFSELNRVAERASPRGFIVLAFDEAQILRYMSGGKGRIDFREILAYAYDNLPNLRFILTGSEVGLLLGMLRLDDPQTPLYGRFVKTIKLERFDMEKSLEFLRRGFNEAGVRVGEDIIQRIYERVDGIAGWLTYFGSSIIESRYRGSNSEIVEEIAEKALKLIEKELGEILKRSKYHVYILKAIALGINTWSGIRRAVEAWLGRPVENTQIARSLKTLAELSIIEKRNQSYHIADPLITEYCRRKL; encoded by the coding sequence GTGTTATTCGATCCAAGGCCAAAGATCCGTAGGGAGGATCTATTTGATAGAGAGAGGGAGATTGAGGAGCTTAAGGAAGCTGTTTCTAGATATCCCCTAACTCTCCTACTTGGTATTAGAAGAATTGGTAAGACATCTGTTCTGAGAGTTGCCCTTAACGAGCTTGGAGTTCCATATATATATCTAGATCTTAGGGCCTTGGAGGGAGAGGGCTATAGTAGGGCATCCCTCTATAGACTATTCTCTGAATCATTTACAGATGTTGCATCAAAGTGGAGGGGGATAGCCGATTATTTGAGGAGTATTAAGGGGATAGAGGTTCGTGCTTTTGGAGCGTGCCTTAAGGTGGATTTGAATTGGAGTGAGAAATCTCTAACCCTTGGAAGGATATTTAGCGAGTTAAATCGTGTTGCGGAAAGGGCATCCCCGAGGGGATTCATCGTATTGGCTTTCGATGAGGCCCAGATATTGAGATATATGAGTGGTGGTAAGGGTAGGATTGATTTTAGGGAGATTTTGGCATATGCATATGATAACCTGCCTAACCTAAGGTTCATATTAACAGGGTCTGAGGTCGGCTTATTGCTAGGTATGCTTAGGCTAGACGATCCACAAACCCCCCTCTATGGAAGATTCGTTAAGACGATAAAGCTCGAGAGATTTGATATGGAGAAATCCCTAGAATTCCTTAGAAGAGGCTTTAACGAGGCAGGTGTAAGGGTTGGCGAGGATATTATTCAGAGGATATATGAGAGGGTTGATGGGATAGCTGGCTGGCTAACGTACTTCGGATCCTCAATTATAGAGTCGAGATATAGAGGGTCTAATAGCGAAATAGTTGAAGAGATAGCTGAGAAAGCATTAAAGCTAATAGAGAAGGAGCTAGGGGAGATCCTCAAGAGATCGAAATACCATGTATATATATTAAAAGCAATAGCTCTAGGCATAAACACGTGGTCAGGAATAAGGAGAGCGGTCGAAGCATGGCTAGGAAGACCGGTAGAGAACACACAGATCGCAAGAAGCCTTAAAACCCTAGCAGAGCTCAGCATAATAGAGAAGAGAAACCAGAGCTACCACATAGCAGACCCATTAATAACTGAATACTGCAGAAGAAAACTCTAG
- a CDS encoding ABC transporter permease, translating into MKSIIEYFKQFRGMMYFYFMGYIIRGLTPLIGTAVCVVTLIALLLFIGGAEFLPHIIIGTLTALVFGSGMSQLSVDINGLTLSRFKYMLVSSPVNPLVYAFGAATGMSFVTLLLVIPLFIFYLVIVKPSLSAIAITIAMLLILWVTGITMGFTISLRIREPIRLMSITDIIYSLLVYVMPVYYPIEILPEYIWPVTYISPVTHVALMLRSITGVSSVHITLMNWIIPFIYLAIFTFIAAYKAQWREK; encoded by the coding sequence ATGAAAAGCATTATAGAGTATTTTAAACAGTTTAGGGGGATGATGTATTTTTACTTCATGGGCTATATTATTAGAGGCTTAACACCCCTCATAGGAACAGCTGTATGTGTTGTGACACTCATAGCTCTCCTTCTATTTATAGGTGGAGCTGAATTTCTACCACACATCATCATCGGCACACTAACAGCACTAGTATTTGGTAGCGGTATGTCCCAACTTTCCGTAGATATTAATGGTCTTACCCTCTCCCGCTTTAAATACATGCTTGTATCATCCCCTGTTAATCCATTAGTATATGCTTTCGGAGCAGCTACAGGCATGAGCTTTGTTACATTATTGCTCGTAATTCCACTATTCATATTCTACCTAGTCATTGTTAAACCTAGTTTAAGTGCTATAGCTATAACCATTGCTATGCTCTTAATACTATGGGTTACTGGGATCACCATGGGATTTACTATATCACTTAGAATAAGGGAGCCGATCAGGCTAATGAGTATTACTGACATAATATATTCGCTACTAGTCTATGTTATGCCAGTGTACTATCCGATAGAAATACTCCCTGAATATATATGGCCGGTAACCTATATCTCACCAGTTACTCACGTAGCACTAATGCTTAGGAGTATTACAGGTGTTAGCTCGGTACACATAACTCTAATGAACTGGATCATACCATTTATATACCTAGCGATCTTTACATTCATAGCCGCATATAAAGCGCAATGGAGAGAAAAATAG
- a CDS encoding ABC transporter ATP-binding protein translates to MVIRVINLTKVYDNKVKALDNVSFSYDKKGSVLTIIGSNGAGKTTLMRILAGQLLPTSGEAYVLGFNVVKEFNRLKRKIAFLPQDIRAFFYTLTPRDYIFSYLLMRGYSIGDAHTLTARILDEMGLKDVASIPVMKLSGGTVKRVFLSMVFAVEDAEVYFLDEPYTGVDVRARIVTWNIMRRIAKEGKTVIVASHYLEEVSTISDHVLVMNRGRIIVEGSPSELLASFFRGVSGKIVIKDVDIGRINNILIGGDANTKIITVGDTIFIYTADIRDLSSKLVNLGLKVEIAPLGLEDIVINLGASE, encoded by the coding sequence ATGGTTATAAGAGTAATTAATTTAACCAAGGTTTATGATAATAAGGTAAAAGCTCTAGATAACGTTTCATTTAGTTATGATAAGAAAGGCTCGGTGCTGACTATTATAGGTTCTAATGGTGCCGGTAAAACCACCCTTATGAGGATACTTGCTGGTCAGCTTTTACCTACCAGTGGTGAGGCTTATGTTCTAGGATTTAATGTGGTTAAAGAGTTTAACAGGCTAAAAAGGAAAATTGCATTTCTACCACAGGATATTAGAGCGTTCTTCTATACCCTTACTCCGAGAGACTATATATTCTCCTACCTTCTTATGAGAGGATATTCTATAGGTGATGCCCATACCCTTACAGCAAGGATATTGGATGAAATGGGGTTAAAAGATGTAGCTAGCATTCCTGTTATGAAGCTCTCTGGTGGGACTGTAAAGCGGGTGTTTCTTTCAATGGTATTTGCTGTTGAAGATGCTGAGGTATATTTTCTAGATGAACCCTATACAGGGGTTGATGTGAGGGCTAGGATTGTTACATGGAATATTATGAGGAGAATAGCTAAGGAAGGGAAAACGGTTATAGTTGCGAGTCACTATTTAGAGGAAGTATCAACGATATCCGATCATGTATTAGTCATGAATAGAGGTAGAATAATTGTAGAGGGCTCTCCTAGCGAGCTTTTAGCAAGCTTTTTCAGAGGTGTGAGTGGTAAAATAGTTATAAAGGATGTTGATATTGGTAGAATCAATAATATCTTAATAGGTGGGGACGCAAATACAAAAATAATTACGGTGGGCGATACAATCTTCATATATACCGCTGATATAAGGGATCTTTCGAGCAAGCTTGTTAATCTGGGTTTAAAGGTTGAGATAGCGCCTTTAGGGCTAGAGGATATAGTTATCAACTTAGGTGCTTCAGAATGA
- the dcd gene encoding dCTP deaminase, with amino-acid sequence MILSDFDLRNYIASGRLYIEPFDPSIVRENGLDLRLGRGFCELLEVSEVLNPYELDSRDLSRFYRCGDGDELILKPWGRYLLHTMEYIRLPPELVGFVELRSTLARLGLMIPPTIVDGGFEGELTIEVQAPPFPVKLRPGTRFLHLILSKVSTPIEKPYRGEYQGQRGVRLPKKLEKP; translated from the coding sequence GTGATTCTCTCAGATTTCGATCTGCGTAACTATATAGCTAGCGGTAGGCTCTATATAGAGCCCTTCGACCCCTCTATTGTTAGGGAGAATGGCTTGGATCTGAGGCTTGGCAGGGGTTTCTGTGAGTTGTTGGAGGTATCAGAGGTTCTAAACCCCTATGAGCTCGATAGCAGGGATCTCAGTAGGTTCTATAGATGTGGCGATGGTGATGAGCTTATCCTGAAGCCCTGGGGAAGGTATCTATTACACACCATGGAATATATAAGGCTTCCACCGGAGCTCGTTGGCTTCGTAGAGCTCAGATCAACGCTTGCAAGGCTAGGACTTATGATCCCACCAACAATAGTTGATGGGGGGTTCGAGGGAGAGCTAACCATAGAGGTTCAGGCACCACCATTCCCAGTGAAGCTGAGGCCTGGCACGAGATTCCTACACCTAATACTCTCAAAGGTATCAACACCAATCGAAAAACCATATAGAGGAGAATACCAGGGGCAGAGAGGCGTGAGACTCCCAAAGAAACTAGAGAAACCATAA
- a CDS encoding alcohol dehydrogenase catalytic domain-containing protein produces the protein MLLHGARRLEVRDVETPQPPSGWALVRSELVGICGTDKAFYLGTYRLFKTPLIPGHEVVGRVVEGPEDLVNVRVSSEINFPCWRCSYCRSGLYTHCPNKKTLGIDFDGGMAEYFIAPIDALHIFRGPPEKGIFIEPLAAILRALSLKPIKPGYRVAVVGTGSIAWLAVQIFKRLYGVYVDVIARENSSKAEEFKGIADGIVYRGEVGENQYDYVFEASGDPGAINLAIRIAKPLGIIHVKSTPGSSAEISMTPAVVKELQIIGSRCGTFREFREAIRILESDVIEVRVDKIYDIEDAVEAFETSLEPGIFKVAIKPT, from the coding sequence GTGCTATTACATGGTGCTAGGAGATTAGAGGTTAGGGATGTAGAGACCCCGCAACCCCCGAGTGGTTGGGCTCTTGTGAGGAGCGAGCTTGTTGGGATATGCGGTACTGATAAGGCCTTCTACCTGGGTACATATAGGTTGTTCAAAACACCTCTAATCCCTGGGCACGAGGTTGTTGGAAGGGTTGTCGAGGGCCCTGAGGATCTCGTTAATGTGAGGGTTTCATCTGAGATAAACTTTCCCTGTTGGAGGTGTAGCTACTGTAGATCTGGTCTCTATACCCACTGCCCTAATAAGAAGACACTTGGAATCGATTTCGACGGGGGTATGGCTGAGTATTTCATAGCACCTATAGATGCTCTCCACATCTTCAGAGGACCTCCTGAGAAGGGTATATTTATAGAGCCTCTAGCAGCAATTCTGAGGGCTCTAAGTCTTAAACCGATCAAGCCGGGCTATAGGGTAGCTGTGGTGGGGACTGGCAGTATTGCATGGCTAGCCGTTCAGATCTTTAAGAGGCTATATGGGGTGTATGTTGATGTCATCGCTAGGGAGAATAGCTCTAAGGCTGAGGAGTTTAAGGGTATAGCAGATGGTATAGTATATAGAGGTGAGGTTGGAGAGAATCAATATGACTATGTATTCGAAGCCTCAGGAGATCCTGGTGCTATTAACCTAGCTATAAGGATAGCCAAGCCCCTGGGGATAATACATGTTAAATCCACCCCTGGTTCTAGTGCGGAGATATCTATGACACCGGCTGTTGTGAAGGAGCTACAGATCATAGGATCTAGATGCGGTACGTTTCGAGAGTTTAGAGAGGCTATAAGGATCCTTGAGTCAGATGTGATCGAGGTTAGAGTTGATAAGATATACGATATAGAAGATGCTGTTGAAGCCTTCGAAACATCTCTAGAGCCAGGGATCTTCAAGGTTGCTATAAAGCCGACATAG